A stretch of the Tardiphaga sp. 709 genome encodes the following:
- a CDS encoding alpha/beta hydrolase translates to MGTITTKDGTEIFYKDWGTGQPIVFHHGWPLSADDWDNQMMFFLNQGYRVIAHDRRGHGRSSQTATGNEMDTYAADVAELTDKLDLKDAVHIGHSTGGGEVARYVARAKKGRVAKVVLVSAVPPIMLKTENNPGGLPLEVFDGFRAALVANRAQFYVDVPAGPFYGFNRPGAKVYQGVIDNWWRQGMIGGAKAHYDCIKAFSETDFTEDLKAIDVPVLVLHGDDDQIVPYADSAPLTVKLLKNGTLKTYPGFPHGMLTTHADVINPDLLAFIKS, encoded by the coding sequence ATGGGAACCATCACCACCAAAGACGGCACCGAGATTTTCTACAAGGATTGGGGCACCGGACAACCGATCGTGTTTCATCACGGCTGGCCGCTGAGTGCGGACGACTGGGATAACCAGATGATGTTCTTCCTCAATCAGGGCTATCGCGTCATTGCGCATGACCGCCGCGGCCATGGCCGCTCCAGCCAGACCGCGACCGGCAACGAGATGGACACTTATGCCGCCGATGTCGCCGAACTCACCGACAAGCTTGACCTGAAGGATGCCGTCCATATTGGCCATTCCACCGGTGGCGGTGAAGTCGCGCGTTACGTCGCGCGGGCCAAGAAGGGGCGCGTCGCCAAGGTGGTGCTGGTCAGTGCGGTGCCGCCGATCATGCTCAAGACCGAGAACAACCCGGGCGGCCTGCCGCTCGAAGTGTTCGACGGTTTCCGTGCTGCTCTGGTTGCCAACCGTGCGCAGTTCTACGTCGATGTCCCGGCCGGTCCGTTTTACGGTTTCAATCGGCCGGGCGCGAAGGTCTATCAGGGCGTGATCGACAACTGGTGGCGGCAGGGCATGATCGGCGGCGCCAAGGCGCACTATGATTGCATCAAGGCGTTCTCGGAAACCGACTTCACCGAAGACCTGAAGGCGATCGATGTGCCTGTGCTCGTCTTGCACGGCGATGATGACCAGATCGTGCCTTATGCCGACTCTGCACCGCTGACGGTGAAGCTGCTCAAGAACGGGACGCTGAAGACCTATCCGGGCTTCCCGCACGGCATGCTGACCACTCATGCGGATGTGATCAACCCGGATCTGCTGGCGTTCATCAAGAGCTGA
- a CDS encoding alpha/beta fold hydrolase gives MNTPSNYQIFEAGDVLLQSGQRHPRLQLAYKTYGTLNAARDNVILYPTSFAAQHYDTEWLIAPGAALDPERYFIVIPNLFGNGLSSSPSNSLEALAGAPYPNISYHDAISIQHRLLTEQFGVARLALVYGWSMGSMQAYHWAARYPDMVARAAVVCGSARCSPFNAVFLESVRAALTTDPAFVDGRFVSKPSAGLRAMGRVYAGWAMSHGFYRDELWREAGFISLEDYLTRSWDVAFAHRDANNLLAQLWTWQNGDISRCDAFRGDFRKAMAAIKARVLLMPGQTDNYFQVGDNEDELPLLTNARAAELCPIPSLHGHRAGNPVKIPTDATFINTKVSALLAADA, from the coding sequence ATGAATACGCCGAGCAACTACCAGATCTTCGAGGCGGGTGACGTGCTGCTGCAATCCGGCCAGCGTCACCCGCGCCTGCAGCTTGCCTACAAGACCTACGGCACGCTCAATGCTGCCAGGGACAATGTCATCCTCTATCCAACGTCGTTCGCCGCGCAGCATTACGACACCGAGTGGCTGATCGCGCCCGGAGCGGCCCTCGATCCCGAGCGCTACTTTATCGTCATCCCCAATCTGTTCGGAAACGGGCTGTCGTCGTCACCATCGAATTCGCTGGAAGCTCTGGCTGGCGCCCCCTATCCGAACATCAGCTATCACGACGCTATTTCGATCCAGCATCGCCTGCTGACCGAGCAATTCGGCGTCGCGCGTCTGGCACTCGTCTATGGCTGGTCGATGGGTAGCATGCAGGCCTATCACTGGGCCGCCCGCTATCCGGACATGGTGGCACGCGCGGCAGTGGTCTGCGGCAGCGCCCGCTGTTCGCCGTTCAACGCCGTGTTTCTCGAAAGCGTGCGGGCGGCTTTGACGACCGATCCTGCCTTTGTCGATGGCCGCTTTGTTTCGAAACCATCAGCCGGCCTTCGCGCCATGGGACGCGTCTATGCAGGCTGGGCGATGTCGCATGGCTTCTACCGCGATGAGCTCTGGCGCGAGGCCGGTTTCATCTCACTGGAAGACTATCTGACACGATCATGGGATGTCGCCTTTGCGCATCGTGATGCCAACAATCTGCTTGCTCAACTCTGGACCTGGCAGAATGGCGATATCAGCCGCTGCGATGCATTCCGTGGCGACTTCCGGAAAGCCATGGCTGCTATCAAGGCACGCGTTCTGCTGATGCCTGGGCAGACGGACAATTATTTTCAGGTCGGCGACAACGAAGACGAACTCCCTCTTCTGACCAACGCACGCGCCGCCGAACTGTGTCCGATCCCCTCGTTGCACGGACACCGCGCCGGCAATCCCGTCAAGATTCCAACCGACGCCACCTTCATCAACACGAAGGTCTCCGCGCTGCTCGCCGCCGACGCCTGA
- a CDS encoding fatty acid desaturase: MTMDAVGHGKIETRALTPAQLKDLSVRANLPGLIRSISHYALIALVGTLIWQVATRYGVVWAIPLIIIQGYLIAFLFMAVHEAAHKTVFTSRRLNEALGHVSSLMIVLPYEHYALFHWDHHRFTQDPDRDPELVTATIPSSDTRLAIAYTGIVQLTNRIRLLVRRALTGQAVAPWISESKQGMVVREARIYTLVYLALLIASIALSSTMLLWCWLVPLYVGQLFLRPYLYAEHTGCERTRSAYENTRTTYTDALTKWFTWNMPFHVEHHAYPSVPFHALPKLNAIIDERITHRGWGYRAVTRETWRWFRRARQGGI; encoded by the coding sequence ATGACGATGGATGCAGTTGGCCATGGCAAGATCGAAACCCGCGCCCTGACGCCTGCACAGTTGAAGGACCTGTCGGTTCGGGCCAATCTTCCGGGACTCATTCGCTCGATCAGCCATTATGCCTTGATCGCTTTGGTTGGAACACTGATCTGGCAGGTCGCCACCCGCTACGGCGTGGTGTGGGCGATCCCGCTGATCATCATCCAGGGCTATCTCATCGCCTTCCTGTTCATGGCGGTGCACGAGGCCGCGCACAAGACTGTGTTCACCAGCCGGCGGCTGAACGAGGCCCTCGGCCATGTCTCGTCGCTGATGATCGTTCTGCCCTATGAACACTATGCGCTATTTCACTGGGACCATCACCGCTTCACGCAGGATCCCGACCGCGATCCTGAACTCGTCACCGCAACGATCCCCTCGTCCGACACCAGACTCGCCATCGCCTATACCGGCATCGTGCAACTGACCAATCGGATCCGTCTGCTGGTCCGCCGTGCTCTGACCGGACAAGCCGTGGCGCCGTGGATTTCGGAATCCAAGCAGGGTATGGTGGTGCGCGAGGCCCGCATCTATACGCTCGTCTATCTGGCGCTGCTGATCGCTTCTATCGCGCTCTCCAGCACGATGCTGCTGTGGTGCTGGCTCGTCCCGCTCTATGTCGGCCAGCTCTTCCTGCGGCCCTATCTCTATGCCGAACACACCGGCTGCGAGCGTACCCGCAGCGCCTATGAGAACACCCGCACGACCTATACCGACGCGCTGACGAAATGGTTCACCTGGAACATGCCATTCCATGTCGAGCATCACGCCTATCCGTCGGTGCCCTTCCACGCATTGCCGAAGCTCAATGCCATCATCGACGAGCGCATCACGCATCGCGGTTGGGGTTACCGGGCCGTCACACGCGAAACCTGGCGCTGGTTTCGTCGCGCGCGGCAAGGCGGCATCTGA
- a CDS encoding TetR/AcrR family transcriptional regulator: MTEVIPVRRGRPRSVETEDAILDSAYRMMAAQGLAATTIDAIARDSGVSKMTIYKWWPSREAVLIDAFLRQASTMLPLSENGDPFMRITKHAAAYAVALNSDFGKVQLAVIAECISRTGSAKIFSERYLGIRRDISLAIIKDGQKDGSIVASEPAGDLYDRIYGTLFYEYVFGFRPLTADYARKLVKSVLSAQ, encoded by the coding sequence ATGACCGAGGTGATACCCGTGCGGCGGGGGCGCCCTCGATCGGTCGAGACCGAGGATGCGATCCTGGACAGCGCCTATCGCATGATGGCAGCGCAGGGGCTCGCTGCGACGACCATCGATGCGATTGCGCGGGATTCCGGCGTCTCCAAGATGACGATCTATAAATGGTGGCCGTCGCGCGAAGCGGTACTGATCGACGCATTTCTGCGGCAGGCGTCCACCATGCTGCCGCTTTCCGAGAACGGCGATCCGTTCATGCGCATCACGAAACATGCCGCGGCCTATGCCGTGGCGCTGAACAGCGATTTCGGCAAGGTACAGCTCGCTGTCATCGCCGAATGCATCTCGCGGACCGGTTCAGCGAAAATCTTCTCCGAACGCTATCTCGGTATCCGCCGGGACATATCGCTGGCGATTATCAAGGACGGCCAGAAGGACGGCAGCATCGTTGCTTCGGAGCCGGCGGGCGATCTTTATGATCGGATCTATGGCACGCTATTTTATGAGTATGTCTTTGGATTTCGGCCGCTGACGGCCGACTATGCGCGCAAGCTCGTCAAATCCGTATTGTCGGCGCAATAG
- a CDS encoding adenylate/guanylate cyclase domain-containing protein — MTVPARSRFRIGFRTSIIALFVGVVLTVGLALVYLSFSRVNTIIRTAASSYLSVVAQSATDRIDAQLKSVHDNLDILRGITSVQSAELKNNPRLNILLASMLRNNKQLFSLYMGYEDGSFLEMDLIDRTGAGVKARFGAPDGARFRLFTIVKAGDFGPLQTTTAYLDDALQPLASLPGPVDFDPRVRPWYRGAFEPNASLLTEPYIFYQTGDIGYTLRMPIVEGQRGVVAGDILLSEAEAMLRKQQLGHSGVAYLFDDADRVLAHPEMSRWLEATSVPNKLSELPRLSDVDTIGATAAIKAWRQTGVEQQFFDDGTGRAYAAAFRPVEMAGSANLRVGFFAPLDEFYAEIEQEKRTLFILAFCFVIAAVPIAFWIGNKLSLSLRILAREVDRIQNFRFSSMPQLHSPIREIDDLGRSVFTMRTLVQTFSNFVPKRLVQQLVETGTAMQLGGERREATILFTDVENFTGMTENEDPTRVMLYTSRYFAAISDVIATHQGTVDKYIGDAVMGLWNAPIEHTNHVAQACAAVLDCVEANRKLNEEFEREGWPVYKTRFGLHVGDVMIGNIGSPDRMNYTALGATVNLASRLETLNKDYGTSVLVSEAVKERVDSLFLFRSVARIKPKGFAAEVQIYELLGARDQHSVVASDRHANFPV, encoded by the coding sequence ATGACGGTGCCGGCGAGATCGCGTTTCCGGATTGGGTTCAGGACGTCGATTATTGCGCTGTTCGTCGGCGTCGTCCTGACGGTCGGTCTTGCGCTGGTTTATCTCAGCTTCAGCCGGGTGAATACGATCATCCGGACGGCGGCTTCATCGTATCTCAGTGTGGTCGCGCAATCGGCGACCGATCGCATCGATGCGCAGCTCAAGAGCGTTCACGACAATCTGGATATCCTGCGCGGTATCACATCGGTCCAGTCCGCGGAGCTCAAGAATAACCCGCGGCTGAACATCCTGCTGGCGTCGATGCTGCGCAACAACAAGCAGCTCTTCAGCCTGTACATGGGATATGAGGACGGCTCGTTCCTGGAAATGGACCTCATCGACCGAACGGGAGCTGGGGTGAAAGCGCGCTTCGGGGCGCCGGACGGGGCCAGATTTCGCCTGTTCACGATCGTGAAGGCAGGCGATTTTGGACCGCTTCAGACCACGACCGCCTATCTCGACGATGCGCTGCAGCCTTTGGCAAGTCTGCCCGGACCGGTCGATTTCGATCCTCGCGTTCGGCCGTGGTATCGCGGCGCCTTCGAGCCCAATGCCAGTCTGCTGACCGAGCCCTATATTTTCTATCAGACCGGTGACATCGGCTACACGCTGCGGATGCCCATTGTGGAGGGGCAGCGGGGTGTTGTGGCCGGCGATATCCTGCTCAGTGAAGCCGAGGCCATGCTGCGCAAGCAGCAGCTCGGGCATTCGGGCGTGGCCTACCTGTTTGATGATGCCGACCGGGTTCTGGCGCATCCCGAGATGTCCCGCTGGCTTGAAGCCACGAGCGTGCCGAACAAACTGTCGGAGCTACCGCGACTGAGCGATGTCGATACGATCGGCGCGACTGCGGCCATCAAGGCGTGGCGCCAGACCGGCGTTGAGCAACAGTTCTTCGATGACGGAACCGGGCGTGCCTATGCGGCGGCATTCAGGCCCGTAGAGATGGCTGGATCGGCCAATCTTCGCGTTGGCTTCTTCGCTCCGCTCGATGAGTTCTATGCCGAGATCGAGCAAGAAAAGCGCACGCTCTTCATTCTCGCATTTTGCTTCGTCATCGCCGCCGTACCGATTGCGTTCTGGATCGGCAACAAGCTGTCGCTCTCCCTGCGGATTCTGGCGCGCGAGGTGGACCGGATCCAGAACTTCCGCTTCTCGTCGATGCCGCAGCTGCATTCTCCAATCCGCGAAATCGACGATCTCGGGCGATCGGTCTTCACCATGCGCACACTGGTGCAGACATTCTCGAATTTCGTCCCCAAGCGTCTGGTTCAGCAACTGGTCGAAACCGGCACGGCCATGCAATTGGGCGGCGAGCGCCGCGAAGCGACCATCCTGTTCACGGATGTCGAGAATTTTACAGGCATGACCGAGAACGAGGATCCGACGCGGGTGATGCTCTACACGTCGCGCTATTTCGCTGCGATTTCGGACGTCATTGCTACGCATCAGGGCACGGTCGATAAATATATCGGCGATGCCGTGATGGGACTTTGGAACGCGCCGATCGAACATACGAACCATGTGGCACAGGCCTGTGCCGCCGTGCTCGATTGCGTCGAAGCCAATCGGAAGCTCAATGAGGAATTCGAGCGCGAGGGCTGGCCTGTCTATAAGACCCGGTTTGGCCTGCATGTGGGCGATGTCATGATCGGCAATATCGGGTCACCCGATCGCATGAACTACACGGCGCTCGGAGCCACGGTGAATCTCGCGTCGCGGCTGGAAACCCTGAACAAGGATTACGGAACCAGCGTCCTGGTCAGCGAAGCTGTCAAGGAGCGGGTGGACTCCCTGTTCCTTTTCCGCAGCGTCGCCCGGATCAAGCCGAAAGGCTTTGCCGCGGAAGTGCAGATCTATGAGTTGCTCGGCGCGCGAGACCAACATTCCGTCGTTGCGTCTGATCGCCACGCCAATTTCCCTGTTTGA
- a CDS encoding cold-shock protein — translation MQKGTVKWFNPTKGYGFIKPTVGDKDVFVHISAVERAGLSTLNENQTIEYELVENRGKASAENLKIS, via the coding sequence ATGCAGAAGGGCACCGTCAAATGGTTCAACCCCACCAAGGGGTATGGCTTCATCAAGCCGACTGTCGGCGACAAGGATGTCTTCGTGCACATCTCCGCCGTCGAGCGCGCGGGCCTTAGCACCCTCAATGAAAACCAGACCATCGAATACGAGCTGGTGGAAAATCGCGGCAAGGCGTCTGCCGAGAATCTCAAGATCTCATAA
- a CDS encoding autotransporter outer membrane beta-barrel domain-containing protein: protein MRDSSRYARTDRTPAASRQCRTIVLGVAVALVVAPSFASAQVAPPPTTPPPTTPPPAAAPVPSSTDFNAGQSAGIAIGDLGSQFLRRLGDQASYGFNRASRTNPGGGGASETTEAPRFRSWAEFYGVGANTSAFGGFVGDKRRTIGGVAGIGARLMPGVNVGLSVDQSHTTIDIPLALQSATLDLTQIGLNASVDQGAWTWAIALVHGFGDINSRRDTGLGLASAGYNARIDGALTELSYYWTYEQARIVPKAAFEYTRATTGAMQELGGLNPVNASGASAERARILIGAEVGRYWIFDQKILDLSGYAKFVDNVHQRFSNVTVSLGSESITVQGIGESQYGADAGASASLSLSNTARLYLNYDGKFRAYSQSHQGTLGFEFKF from the coding sequence ATGCGCGATTCATCGCGATACGCCCGAACGGACAGGACGCCGGCTGCCAGTCGGCAGTGTCGGACTATTGTACTCGGCGTCGCCGTTGCGCTTGTGGTTGCGCCTTCGTTCGCATCTGCCCAGGTCGCACCGCCGCCTACCACGCCGCCACCGACGACACCGCCGCCAGCAGCCGCACCGGTGCCCTCATCAACCGACTTCAATGCCGGGCAATCCGCCGGCATCGCCATTGGCGATCTCGGTAGCCAGTTCCTGCGTCGCCTCGGCGATCAGGCGAGCTACGGCTTCAACCGCGCGTCGCGCACCAATCCCGGCGGCGGCGGCGCATCGGAGACCACCGAAGCGCCACGGTTCCGAAGCTGGGCTGAATTCTATGGCGTCGGCGCGAATACAAGCGCGTTCGGAGGTTTCGTCGGCGACAAGCGCAGAACCATCGGCGGCGTCGCCGGGATCGGCGCGCGGCTGATGCCGGGCGTCAATGTCGGGCTGTCGGTGGACCAGAGCCACACCACGATCGATATTCCGCTGGCGCTGCAATCCGCGACGCTCGACCTCACGCAAATCGGCCTCAACGCATCGGTCGATCAGGGTGCGTGGACCTGGGCAATCGCATTGGTGCACGGCTTCGGCGATATCAACTCCCGCCGCGATACGGGCCTCGGGCTCGCCAGCGCCGGCTACAATGCGCGGATCGACGGCGCGCTCACCGAGCTGAGCTACTACTGGACTTACGAACAGGCGCGCATCGTACCCAAGGCCGCGTTCGAATACACCCGCGCCACAACAGGCGCGATGCAGGAACTTGGCGGCCTCAATCCCGTCAATGCGAGCGGCGCCTCAGCCGAGCGTGCGCGTATCCTGATTGGCGCAGAAGTCGGACGTTACTGGATATTCGATCAGAAGATTCTGGATCTGTCGGGCTATGCCAAATTCGTCGACAACGTGCATCAGCGCTTTAGCAACGTTACGGTTAGCCTGGGTTCCGAAAGCATCACCGTTCAGGGGATCGGCGAAAGCCAGTACGGCGCGGATGCCGGCGCATCGGCGTCGCTGAGCCTCAGCAACACCGCACGTCTCTATCTCAATTATGACGGCAAGTTCCGCGCCTATTCGCAGTCCCACCAGGGAACGCTGGGCTTCGAATTCAAGTTCTAG
- a CDS encoding TerC family protein translates to MDWLLHILDPATIKSVFVQFQVEMQQPAFWVAVGKIIWINVLLSGDNALVIALACRGLEPKQRMWGMILGAAAAVILRIIFTGIVATLMELPYLKLVGGLALIVIAAKLLVPEQEEEDGVKAASHLWAAVQIVVVADIVMSLDNVIAVAAAANGSVPLLILGLAISVPLIVAGAALIMALLTRLPVLVWLGAALLGWVAGEVIATDPAVLPLMHSFFSGSVGTGLDSLMSSLGLGIRFTNGGHGGEIVCGLIGVAVVLAVGTLWRRRSMAGHAEQAA, encoded by the coding sequence GTGGACTGGTTGCTGCATATTCTCGATCCGGCGACGATCAAGTCGGTTTTCGTTCAGTTTCAGGTCGAAATGCAGCAGCCCGCATTCTGGGTAGCCGTCGGCAAGATCATCTGGATCAACGTTCTGCTGTCCGGCGACAACGCCCTCGTGATCGCGCTGGCCTGCCGCGGCCTCGAACCGAAGCAGCGCATGTGGGGCATGATCCTCGGCGCCGCTGCGGCCGTCATCCTGCGTATCATTTTCACCGGCATCGTCGCCACATTGATGGAATTGCCCTACCTCAAGCTGGTGGGCGGTCTCGCGCTGATCGTGATCGCGGCCAAACTGCTGGTTCCCGAGCAGGAAGAAGAGGACGGCGTCAAGGCTGCCTCGCATCTGTGGGCCGCTGTGCAGATCGTCGTCGTCGCCGATATCGTGATGAGCCTCGACAACGTCATTGCAGTTGCTGCCGCTGCCAATGGCAGCGTGCCGCTGTTGATCCTCGGTCTCGCCATCAGCGTGCCGCTGATTGTGGCTGGCGCGGCGTTGATCATGGCGCTGCTGACCCGTCTGCCGGTTCTGGTCTGGCTCGGTGCGGCCCTGCTGGGCTGGGTCGCCGGCGAAGTGATCGCGACGGATCCTGCGGTCCTGCCGCTGATGCACAGCTTCTTCAGCGGTTCGGTCGGCACTGGCCTCGACAGCCTGATGTCATCGCTGGGCCTTGGTATTCGTTTCACCAATGGGGGGCATGGTGGCGAGATCGTCTGCGGTCTGATTGGTGTCGCTGTGGTGCTCGCTGTTGGAACGCTGTGGCGTCGTCGCAGCATGGCAGGGCACGCCGAGCAGGCGGCCTAA
- the ndk gene encoding nucleoside-diphosphate kinase: MAIERTFSILKPDATERNLTGAINALIEKAGLRIVAQKRIRMTREQAGTFYAVHKERPFFGELVDFMTSGPVVVQVLEGENAVLKHRDVMGATDPSKAADGTIRKLHAKSIGENSVHGSDAPETAAIEIAQFFSGNEIVG, from the coding sequence ATGGCTATCGAGCGTACCTTTTCGATTCTGAAGCCCGACGCGACCGAGCGCAATCTGACCGGTGCGATCAACGCGCTGATCGAAAAGGCCGGCCTGCGGATCGTCGCGCAGAAGCGCATCCGTATGACCCGCGAACAGGCCGGCACTTTCTACGCCGTTCACAAGGAACGCCCGTTCTTCGGCGAACTGGTGGACTTCATGACCTCGGGTCCTGTTGTCGTGCAGGTGCTGGAAGGCGAGAACGCCGTCCTCAAGCATCGCGATGTGATGGGCGCAACCGACCCGTCGAAGGCTGCTGATGGCACCATCCGCAAGCTTCACGCCAAGTCGATCGGCGAGAACTCGGTGCACGGTTCGGACGCCCCGGAAACTGCAGCGATCGAGATCGCACAGTTCTTCTCGGGCAACGAGATCGTCGGCTAA
- a CDS encoding sulfur globule protein precursor produces the protein MFRKIALTLVAAASLGAAALAPTSASAWGGHGGWHGGGWHGGGWHRGWGGPRFVGGPVYGYGGGGCLVRRVVPTPWGPRWRLVNRCY, from the coding sequence ATGTTCCGCAAGATCGCACTGACTTTGGTTGCAGCGGCCTCATTGGGCGCCGCGGCGCTGGCTCCCACCTCGGCTTCCGCCTGGGGAGGCCACGGCGGATGGCACGGCGGTGGCTGGCATGGCGGCGGCTGGCATCGCGGCTGGGGCGGACCACGCTTCGTCGGCGGGCCGGTTTACGGCTATGGCGGCGGCGGATGTCTCGTCCGCCGGGTCGTTCCGACCCCGTGGGGACCGCGTTGGCGACTGGTCAATCGCTGCTACTGA
- a CDS encoding ABC-F family ATP-binding cassette domain-containing protein, which translates to MLSITDISIRIAGRLLIDESTVQIAPGARVGFVGRNGVGKSTLFHAIRGDLATETGSISIPPRWRIGSLAQEAPDGPESLISVVLKADLERDALLKEAETASDPERISDIQTRLVDIDAHSAPARAAAILSGLGFSAEAQLRSCSEFSGGWRMRVALAATLFSAPDLLLLDEPTNYLDLEGTLWLEDHLANYPRTVIVISHDRDLLDTSVNEILHLDRGKLVHYRGTYSNYEEFRANKEALDAKNVKRQEAERKRLQDFVDRFKAKASKARQAQSRVKMLERMKPISALVTQDVREIVFPAPEKILSPPILAVDNVSVGYEPGKPVLNQVTLRIDTEDRIALLGSNGNGKSTLVKLLANKLKPFSGSITRADKLSIAYFAQHQLDELVMDNSVYDHVRKLMPDMPESKIRARAGNIGFSGKAADTIVKSLSGGEKARLLLGLATFYGPNMIILDEPTNHLDIDSRAALAEAINEFPGAVIMVSHDRYLIEACADQLWVVADRTVTNFDGDLDDYRKVVMQARGMRAPTRDRANTDREKLAKPKEKKVPLKQQVAEAESEMERITAIIAKIDTALALPDLFKKDPKQATQLTKARAAAADALQRAEEQWLSASSLHEEANG; encoded by the coding sequence ATGCTTTCCATCACAGACATTTCGATCCGGATCGCCGGACGCCTGCTCATTGACGAGAGCACGGTACAGATTGCGCCGGGAGCCCGCGTGGGTTTCGTCGGCCGCAACGGCGTCGGTAAATCGACACTTTTTCATGCCATTCGCGGCGATCTGGCCACAGAAACCGGGAGTATCTCGATCCCGCCCCGCTGGCGTATTGGCAGCCTCGCCCAGGAGGCGCCAGACGGCCCCGAAAGCTTGATCTCCGTCGTCTTGAAAGCCGATCTCGAGCGCGACGCGCTGCTGAAGGAAGCCGAGACTGCCTCCGATCCGGAGCGCATTTCCGACATCCAGACCCGCCTTGTCGATATCGATGCGCATTCCGCGCCCGCTCGCGCCGCAGCGATTCTGAGCGGCCTTGGCTTCTCAGCTGAAGCCCAGTTGCGCTCCTGTTCCGAATTCTCCGGTGGCTGGCGCATGCGCGTGGCACTTGCAGCGACGCTGTTTTCGGCGCCGGACCTGTTGTTGCTAGACGAACCGACCAACTATCTCGATCTCGAAGGCACGCTGTGGCTCGAGGATCATCTCGCCAACTATCCGCGCACGGTCATCGTCATCAGCCATGACCGCGACCTGCTCGATACGTCGGTGAACGAGATCCTGCATCTCGACCGCGGCAAGCTCGTGCATTATCGCGGGACTTACTCAAATTACGAAGAGTTCCGCGCCAACAAGGAGGCGCTCGACGCCAAGAACGTCAAGCGTCAGGAAGCCGAGCGCAAGCGGCTGCAGGACTTCGTCGATCGCTTCAAGGCCAAGGCCTCCAAGGCACGTCAGGCACAATCGCGCGTAAAGATGCTTGAGCGCATGAAGCCAATCTCAGCGCTGGTAACGCAAGACGTGCGCGAGATCGTCTTCCCTGCGCCCGAGAAGATCCTGTCGCCGCCGATTCTCGCGGTGGACAATGTGTCGGTCGGCTATGAGCCCGGCAAGCCGGTACTCAATCAGGTGACACTCCGCATCGATACCGAGGATCGCATTGCCCTGCTCGGCTCCAACGGTAATGGCAAGTCAACGCTCGTCAAGCTGCTGGCGAACAAGCTGAAACCATTTTCAGGATCGATCACCCGCGCCGACAAACTGTCGATCGCTTACTTTGCCCAGCATCAGCTCGACGAGCTGGTGATGGACAACTCCGTCTATGATCACGTCCGCAAGCTGATGCCCGACATGCCGGAATCGAAAATCCGCGCGCGTGCCGGCAATATCGGCTTTTCCGGCAAGGCCGCGGATACGATCGTAAAAAGCCTGTCCGGCGGCGAAAAGGCGCGGCTACTGCTGGGGCTCGCAACTTTCTACGGTCCGAACATGATCATCCTGGACGAACCGACCAACCATCTCGATATCGACAGCCGCGCAGCGCTGGCCGAGGCGATCAACGAATTCCCCGGCGCGGTGATCATGGTCTCCCATGATCGCTATCTGATCGAGGCCTGCGCAGACCAGCTCTGGGTTGTGGCCGACCGCACCGTCACCAATTTCGACGGCGATCTCGACGACTATCGCAAAGTCGTCATGCAAGCCCGCGGCATGCGCGCGCCGACGCGCGACCGCGCAAACACGGACCGCGAAAAACTGGCGAAGCCTAAAGAAAAGAAAGTCCCGCTCAAGCAGCAGGTCGCCGAAGCAGAATCCGAGATGGAGCGGATCACCGCCATCATCGCCAAGATCGATACTGCGCTCGCATTGCCCGACCTGTTCAAGAAGGATCCGAAGCAGGCCACGCAACTCACCAAAGCCCGCGCCGCTGCGGCGGACGCATTGCAACGCGCCGAAGAGCAATGGCTGAGCGCGAGTTCTCTGCATGAAGAAGCGAACGGCTGA
- a CDS encoding DNA polymerase III subunit chi: protein MTEVLFYHLQNMTLESVLPPLLEKSLERGWRVVVQSTSEERADALDAHLWTYRDDSFLPHATWRVADAADQPIILAIEEGNPNRAQVRFLVDSAAVPADADGYERMVLVFNGDDADALAAARAAWTDCKARGFTATYWQTDERGRWQRKN, encoded by the coding sequence ATGACCGAGGTCCTGTTCTATCACCTGCAGAACATGACGCTGGAGAGCGTGCTGCCGCCGCTGCTCGAGAAGTCACTCGAGCGCGGCTGGCGTGTCGTAGTGCAATCCACATCAGAAGAGCGCGCCGATGCGCTCGATGCGCATTTGTGGACCTATCGTGATGATTCATTTCTGCCGCACGCGACCTGGCGTGTGGCAGACGCGGCGGATCAGCCGATCATTCTCGCGATCGAAGAGGGCAATCCCAATCGTGCCCAGGTCCGGTTCCTTGTGGACAGCGCGGCGGTGCCGGCCGATGCCGACGGCTATGAGCGCATGGTGCTGGTATTTAACGGCGACGATGCCGATGCACTCGCTGCAGCGCGAGCAGCCTGGACTGATTGTAAGGCGAGGGGCTTTACCGCCACTTACTGGCAGACCGATGAACGTGGCCGGTGGCAGCGCAAGAATTAG